In the genome of Polaribacter atrinae, one region contains:
- a CDS encoding fumarylacetoacetate hydrolase family protein: MKIICIGRNYAKHIEELANERPENPVVFLKPDSAILPRKNPFFIPPFSNDVHYEVEVLVKINKVGKHIDAKFAHKYYDEIGLGIDFTARDVQAKCKEKGLPWEKAKAFDGSAVVGEFYPKEEFDLENLKFQLFKNNEIVQDGNTNAMLWKTDELISYVSQYFTLKKGDIIFTGTPAGVGKVVENDNLKGVIEGKEAFNIRVK, from the coding sequence ATGAAAATAATCTGTATTGGGCGCAATTACGCAAAACATATCGAAGAATTAGCAAACGAAAGACCAGAAAACCCTGTTGTTTTTTTAAAGCCGGATTCTGCTATTTTACCAAGAAAAAATCCATTTTTCATACCTCCTTTTTCTAATGATGTTCATTATGAAGTAGAGGTTTTGGTGAAAATAAATAAAGTTGGTAAACATATTGATGCAAAGTTTGCTCATAAATATTATGATGAAATTGGTTTAGGAATCGATTTTACAGCAAGAGATGTTCAGGCAAAATGCAAGGAAAAAGGTTTGCCTTGGGAGAAAGCAAAAGCTTTTGACGGAAGTGCTGTTGTAGGAGAATTTTATCCGAAGGAAGAATTTGATTTAGAGAACTTAAAATTTCAATTGTTTAAGAACAATGAAATTGTTCAGGACGGAAACACAAATGCAATGTTGTGGAAAACGGATGAACTAATTTCTTATGTTTCTCAATACTTCACCTTAAAAAAAGGAGATATTATTTTTACAGGAACACCAGCAGGAGTTGGTAAAGTTGTAGAGAATGACAATTTAAAAGGAGTTATTGAAGGAAAAGAAGCTTTTAATATTAGAGTGAAATAG
- the rpmB gene encoding 50S ribosomal protein L28, producing MSRVCELTGKKAMVGNNVSHALNRTKRKFDANLMTKRFYIPEEDKWITLKISASALKNINKKGISSVIKDARANGFLTK from the coding sequence ATGTCTAGAGTTTGTGAATTAACAGGTAAAAAAGCAATGGTTGGGAACAATGTATCTCATGCTTTAAATAGAACTAAGAGAAAGTTTGACGCTAATCTAATGACCAAGCGTTTTTATATCCCAGAAGAAGATAAATGGATAACATTAAAAATTTCTGCTTCTGCATTAAAAAATATTAACAAGAAAGGAATTTCTTCAGTTATAAAAGACGCGAGAGCTAACGGATTTTTAACTAAATAA
- the ftsY gene encoding signal recognition particle-docking protein FtsY yields the protein MSFFKKIFSKEKKETLDKGLEKSKESFFGKLTKAVAGKSKVDDAVLDNLEEVLVASDVGVGTTLKIIERIEERVAKDKYVGTDELNRILREEIAGLLSETNVGNETEFVIPEIPKDKDGNKMPYVLMVVGVNGVGKTTTIGKLASQFKKQGLKVVLGAADTFRAAAIDQLQVWADRTDVPIVRQEMGSDPASVAYDTLKSAVNQDADVVIIDTAGRLHNKINLMNELTKIKRVMQKVVADSPHDVLLVLDGSTGQNAFEQAKQFTLATEVTSLAVTKLDGTAKGGVVIGISDQFKIPVKYIGVGEGINDLQVFNKHEYVDSFFK from the coding sequence ATGAGTTTTTTTAAAAAAATATTTTCAAAAGAAAAAAAAGAAACCTTAGACAAGGGATTAGAAAAGTCTAAAGAAAGTTTCTTTGGTAAATTAACCAAAGCGGTTGCTGGTAAATCTAAAGTAGATGATGCTGTTTTAGATAATCTAGAAGAAGTACTTGTAGCATCTGATGTTGGTGTAGGTACAACTCTTAAGATTATTGAGAGAATAGAAGAAAGAGTTGCTAAAGATAAATATGTTGGTACAGATGAACTAAATAGAATTCTTAGAGAAGAAATTGCAGGTTTACTTTCTGAAACGAATGTTGGTAACGAAACAGAATTTGTTATTCCAGAAATTCCTAAAGATAAAGACGGTAATAAAATGCCTTATGTCTTGATGGTTGTTGGTGTAAATGGAGTTGGTAAAACAACCACTATAGGTAAGTTAGCGAGTCAGTTTAAAAAACAAGGATTAAAAGTTGTTTTAGGTGCAGCAGATACTTTTAGAGCTGCAGCTATAGATCAATTACAGGTTTGGGCAGATAGAACAGATGTACCTATTGTACGTCAAGAAATGGGATCAGATCCTGCTTCTGTAGCTTATGATACTTTAAAATCTGCAGTAAATCAAGATGCAGATGTGGTAATTATAGATACCGCTGGTCGTTTACACAATAAGATAAATTTAATGAATGAGTTGACCAAGATAAAACGTGTTATGCAAAAAGTGGTAGCAGATTCTCCACATGATGTATTATTAGTTTTAGATGGTTCTACTGGTCAGAATGCTTTTGAACAAGCAAAGCAATTTACGTTGGCTACAGAAGTTACTTCTTTAGCAGTTACTAAATTAGATGGTACAGCAAAAGGAGGAGTTGTAATTGGTATTTCAGATCAATTTAAAATACCTGTAAAATATATTGGAGTAGGAGAAGGTATAAATGATCTACAAGTGTTTAATAAGCATGAATATGTAGATTCATTTTTTAAATAA
- the rpmG gene encoding 50S ribosomal protein L33: MAKKGNRVQVILECTEHKASGKAGTSRYITTKNKKNTPDRMEIKKFNPILKKMTVHKEIK, from the coding sequence ATGGCAAAAAAAGGTAACAGAGTTCAGGTAATTTTAGAATGCACAGAGCACAAAGCTTCTGGTAAAGCAGGTACATCTAGATATATTACAACAAAGAACAAAAAGAACACTCCTGATAGAATGGAAATTAAAAAATTCAATCCTATCTTAAAGAAAATGACTGTTCACAAAGAAATTAAATAA
- a CDS encoding alpha/beta hydrolase-fold protein: MLICLSGYAQKIIKKTIISDYADDKRDIKIYLPEGYDPEEDKNYPLAVVLDSEILFDTYVGNSVLFAAKDKAPKQIVVGIEMAKTRKKDTYFNRTTGELTTDNKKFYQFIKDEVIFEIESTYKTSPFISIIGEGTSANLVSFFLGERIPLINSYICINPIFSDFIGQQLQAYNLPRYEKEDNTFYLYINNSTSFSTDKQTKIGELQGGLKSLELKNFNIINDTINTASSISAISEAIPRALNQVFQVYSAISKEEFDKNIKDLSPSDVIAYLENKYLEIEFLFGSSLGIRETDIFAVEKIIMEKENGDQLLPFGKMILKLYPSSPLGDYYIGKFYESGKQISKAIVQYKIGYGKMDPADPNADKFYENILRLGGR, from the coding sequence ATGTTGATTTGCCTTAGCGGGTATGCACAAAAAATAATAAAAAAAACAATTATCTCTGATTATGCAGATGACAAAAGAGATATAAAAATATATTTACCAGAAGGTTATGACCCTGAAGAGGATAAAAACTATCCTTTGGCAGTTGTTTTAGATAGTGAGATTTTGTTTGATACGTATGTAGGTAATTCTGTTTTATTTGCAGCTAAAGACAAAGCTCCAAAGCAAATTGTAGTAGGAATTGAAATGGCTAAAACCAGAAAAAAAGACACCTATTTTAATAGAACCACCGGAGAATTAACTACAGATAACAAGAAATTTTATCAATTTATAAAAGATGAAGTTATTTTTGAAATAGAAAGCACCTATAAAACTTCTCCTTTTATTTCTATTATTGGAGAAGGTACTTCGGCAAACTTAGTTTCCTTTTTTTTAGGCGAAAGAATTCCTCTTATTAATTCATACATCTGTATAAATCCTATTTTCTCTGACTTTATAGGACAACAATTACAAGCGTACAACTTACCAAGATATGAGAAAGAAGACAATACTTTTTACCTATACATAAACAATTCTACTTCATTTTCTACTGACAAACAAACAAAAATCGGAGAATTACAAGGAGGTTTAAAGTCTTTAGAGCTAAAAAACTTTAACATTATAAATGATACCATCAACACCGCTAGTAGTATATCTGCTATTAGCGAAGCAATTCCTAGAGCACTAAATCAAGTTTTTCAGGTTTATTCTGCAATTTCTAAAGAAGAGTTTGATAAAAACATCAAAGATTTATCGCCTTCGGATGTTATTGCTTATTTAGAAAATAAATACTTAGAAATCGAATTCCTTTTTGGTAGTAGTTTAGGAATAAGAGAAACTGATATTTTTGCTGTGGAAAAAATAATTATGGAAAAGGAAAATGGAGATCAGTTACTTCCTTTTGGTAAAATGATTTTAAAACTCTACCCTTCTTCTCCTTTAGGCGACTATTATATTGGTAAATTTTACGAAAGCGGTAAACAAATTAGTAAAGCAATTGTACAATACAAAATTGGTTATGGAAAAATGGATCCTGCAGACCCTAATGCAGATAAGTTTTATGAAAATATTTTAAGACTAGGTGGAAGATAA
- the cysK gene encoding cysteine synthase A, giving the protein MKINNILESIGNTPVVRLAKLFPNANVWMKLEKANPGGSIKDRIALAMIEDAENKNLINKDTEIIEPTSGNTGIGLAMVAAVKNLKLTLVMPESMSVERRALMKAYGANLVLTPKELGLGGTITKAKEMVAENKNAWMPSQFTNPANPEIHHKTTAQEVVNDFPEGLDYLITGVGTGGHITGMAEVLKEKFPGIKVLAVEPTGSSIISGGEPGPHKLQGIGPGFFPETFNKNIIDGAVKITNEEAFAEVRSIAKTEGILVGISTGASLAAVRKQLATLKGEEVILTMNYDTGERYLSVEGLLTAKYPI; this is encoded by the coding sequence ATGAAAATTAATAATATATTAGAAAGCATCGGTAACACACCCGTTGTACGATTAGCTAAATTATTTCCAAATGCAAATGTTTGGATGAAACTAGAAAAAGCAAATCCAGGAGGAAGTATTAAGGATAGAATTGCATTAGCTATGATTGAAGATGCAGAAAACAAAAACTTAATTAATAAAGATACAGAAATTATAGAACCAACCTCTGGTAACACTGGTATTGGTTTAGCAATGGTTGCTGCTGTAAAAAACCTAAAACTTACCTTGGTAATGCCAGAGTCTATGTCCGTAGAAAGACGTGCTTTAATGAAAGCTTACGGAGCAAACCTTGTCCTTACACCTAAAGAATTAGGTTTAGGAGGTACGATTACAAAAGCAAAAGAAATGGTTGCAGAGAATAAAAATGCGTGGATGCCTTCTCAGTTTACAAATCCTGCAAATCCAGAAATACACCATAAAACCACTGCTCAAGAAGTAGTAAACGACTTTCCTGAAGGTTTAGATTATTTAATTACAGGGGTTGGAACTGGTGGACATATTACAGGTATGGCAGAAGTTTTAAAAGAAAAATTTCCAGGCATAAAAGTATTGGCAGTAGAACCTACAGGATCTTCTATTATTTCTGGCGGAGAACCAGGGCCTCACAAATTACAAGGAATAGGACCAGGTTTCTTCCCTGAAACTTTCAATAAAAATATAATTGATGGTGCAGTTAAAATAACAAATGAAGAAGCATTTGCAGAAGTTAGAAGCATTGCAAAAACAGAAGGAATTTTAGTAGGTATTTCTACAGGAGCCTCTTTGGCAGCTGTTAGAAAACAGTTAGCAACCTTAAAAGGTGAAGAAGTTATATTAACTATGAATTATGATACAGGAGAACGTTACCTATCTGTAGAAGGTTTGCTTACAGCAAAATACCCCATATAG
- a CDS encoding M1 family metallopeptidase: protein MKKLTLFVLSLFFVAAGTFAQEKKEESKAQQGHTDQNKFRQLKDVLATPNDQHTASGAPGSQYSQQKVDYVMDIRLDESTNKVYGDEKITYHNNSKDQLEYLWVQLDQNMRADDSKTPLTQSTGATPFITPENFKKDFMKEGKGFGFNIEKVESDGKPLSHFINSTMMRINLPKPLASGDTFKFSIKWNYKINDINKDGGRSGLETFPDGNNNYTIAQFFPRLAVYNNVEGWQNMQFWGRSEFALEFGDYEVNITVPADHIVDATGELQNEKNVLTKTQRNRWEKARKTFDNPVMIVTQAEAEEAEKGRATNTKTWKFKAEKVRDFAFATSRKYIWDAMATNINGKTVMAVSLYPKEGNPLWEEHSTRAVAHTLIEYSKLTFDYPYSKAISVHSERQGMEYPMICFNFGRPNPDGTYSDRTKKGMIGVIVHEVGHNFFPMIVNSDERQWTWMDEGLNSFVEILAEFTYDYDLFSKNPAKEITRYMGGDQSSISPIMSQGDYVKQFGPNAYTKPAAALYILRTSIMGPELFDHAFRTYSQRWMFKHPTPSDFFRTMEDASAMDLDWFWRGWFYTTDVTDIGIKEVKPLYLTDKPNERVNKLKEQYKQYFDGLGDLVYITDKKEDANAKAMDTYAKGKEVPSYIYAVEFEKPGGLVMPIIVGLTYEDGTTEKQTFPAQIWMKNDTSVKRVFSSTQEITNITVDPDFETADVDTSNNSWPKKVTNEFDKFKNKVKE from the coding sequence ATGAAAAAACTCACTTTATTCGTACTTTCTTTATTCTTTGTTGCTGCAGGTACTTTTGCACAAGAAAAAAAAGAAGAAAGTAAAGCCCAACAAGGGCACACAGATCAAAACAAGTTTAGACAACTAAAAGATGTTTTAGCAACACCAAATGACCAACATACTGCTTCTGGGGCACCAGGTAGTCAATATAGCCAACAAAAAGTTGATTATGTTATGGATATTCGTTTAGACGAAAGCACCAACAAAGTCTATGGAGATGAAAAGATTACGTACCACAACAACTCTAAAGATCAATTAGAGTATTTATGGGTACAGTTAGATCAGAACATGAGAGCAGATGATTCTAAAACTCCTTTAACACAATCTACAGGTGCAACTCCTTTTATAACTCCAGAAAATTTCAAAAAAGATTTTATGAAGGAAGGTAAAGGTTTTGGTTTTAATATTGAGAAAGTAGAAAGTGATGGTAAACCTTTATCTCATTTTATAAACAGCACAATGATGCGTATTAATTTACCAAAACCATTGGCTTCTGGTGATACTTTTAAATTTAGTATTAAATGGAATTATAAAATCAACGATATCAATAAAGACGGAGGACGTTCTGGTTTAGAAACTTTTCCTGACGGCAACAACAACTATACAATTGCACAATTCTTTCCAAGATTAGCAGTGTATAACAATGTAGAAGGATGGCAAAATATGCAATTCTGGGGTCGTAGTGAATTTGCTTTAGAATTCGGAGATTACGAAGTAAACATAACAGTACCAGCAGATCACATTGTTGACGCAACAGGTGAGTTACAGAACGAAAAAAATGTTTTAACGAAGACACAACGTAATCGTTGGGAAAAAGCAAGAAAAACTTTTGATAACCCAGTGATGATTGTTACTCAAGCTGAAGCTGAAGAAGCAGAAAAAGGACGTGCTACAAATACAAAAACATGGAAATTTAAAGCAGAAAAGGTAAGAGACTTTGCATTTGCAACCTCTAGAAAATATATTTGGGATGCAATGGCTACCAATATAAACGGTAAAACAGTAATGGCTGTTTCTTTATATCCTAAAGAAGGAAACCCTTTATGGGAAGAGCACTCTACAAGAGCTGTTGCACACACATTAATTGAATACTCTAAATTAACATTCGATTACCCATATTCTAAAGCAATTTCTGTACACTCAGAAAGACAAGGAATGGAATACCCAATGATCTGTTTCAACTTTGGACGTCCAAATCCTGATGGAACCTATTCTGATAGAACTAAAAAAGGAATGATAGGTGTAATTGTTCACGAAGTAGGGCATAACTTTTTTCCGATGATTGTCAATTCTGATGAAAGACAATGGACATGGATGGATGAAGGCTTAAACTCTTTTGTAGAAATATTAGCTGAGTTTACCTATGATTATGATTTATTTTCAAAAAATCCTGCTAAAGAAATTACAAGATATATGGGAGGAGACCAAAGTAGCATCTCTCCTATTATGTCTCAAGGAGATTACGTAAAACAATTTGGACCTAACGCATATACAAAGCCAGCAGCTGCATTATATATCTTACGTACCTCTATTATGGGGCCAGAATTATTTGATCATGCATTTAGAACCTATTCACAAAGATGGATGTTTAAACACCCTACACCTTCAGACTTCTTTAGAACAATGGAAGATGCTTCTGCTATGGATTTAGATTGGTTTTGGAGAGGTTGGTTTTACACTACAGATGTAACTGATATAGGTATTAAAGAAGTAAAACCTTTATACTTAACAGACAAACCTAATGAAAGAGTTAACAAATTAAAAGAGCAATACAAGCAATATTTTGATGGCTTAGGAGATTTAGTATACATTACAGATAAAAAAGAAGATGCCAATGCAAAAGCAATGGATACATACGCTAAAGGTAAAGAAGTACCTTCTTATATTTATGCTGTAGAATTTGAAAAACCAGGAGGTTTGGTAATGCCAATAATTGTAGGATTAACATATGAAGATGGTACTACAGAAAAACAAACATTTCCTGCACAAATTTGGATGAAAAATGATACAAGTGTTAAAAGAGTTTTTTCTTCTACACAAGAAATAACAAACATAACGGTAGATCCAGATTTTGAAACTGCAGATGTAGATACTTCTAACAACAGTTGGCCAAAGAAAGTAACCAATGAATTTGATAAATTTAAAAATAAAGTAAAAGAATAA
- a CDS encoding 1,4-dihydroxy-2-naphthoyl-CoA synthase: MIQPEWKTVKEYEDITYKKCNGVARIAFNRPNVRNAFRPKTTKELYDAFYDAGEDVNIGVVLLSAEGPSTKDGVYSFCSGGDQKARGHQGYVGDDGYHRLNILEVQRLIRFMPKAVIAVVPGWAVGGGHSLHVVCDLTLASKEHAIFKQTDADVTSFDGGYGSAYLAKMVGQKRAREIFFLGRNYSAQEAYEMGMVNAVIPHDELEFTAYEWAQEILEKSPTSIKMLKFAMNLTDDGMVGQQVFAGEATRLAYMTEEAKEGRDAFLEKRKPNFPKKWIP; the protein is encoded by the coding sequence ATGATACAACCCGAGTGGAAAACTGTTAAAGAATACGAAGACATTACCTATAAAAAGTGTAATGGAGTTGCTAGAATTGCATTTAATAGACCTAATGTTAGAAATGCTTTTAGACCAAAAACAACCAAAGAATTATACGATGCTTTTTACGATGCAGGCGAAGATGTAAATATTGGCGTTGTGCTACTTTCTGCGGAAGGACCAAGTACAAAAGATGGTGTTTATTCTTTTTGTTCTGGTGGCGATCAAAAAGCACGAGGACACCAAGGTTATGTTGGTGACGATGGTTATCACAGATTAAATATTTTAGAAGTACAACGTTTAATCCGATTTATGCCAAAAGCAGTTATTGCTGTGGTTCCGGGTTGGGCAGTTGGTGGCGGACACAGTTTACATGTTGTTTGCGATTTAACTTTGGCATCTAAAGAACACGCTATTTTTAAACAAACAGATGCAGATGTAACTTCTTTTGATGGTGGTTATGGTTCTGCATATTTGGCAAAAATGGTTGGACAAAAAAGAGCTCGTGAAATCTTTTTCTTAGGAAGAAATTATTCAGCACAAGAAGCTTATGAAATGGGAATGGTAAATGCTGTTATTCCGCATGATGAGTTAGAATTTACTGCTTATGAATGGGCACAAGAAATTTTAGAAAAAAGTCCGACCTCTATAAAAATGTTAAAATTCGCAATGAACTTAACAGATGACGGAATGGTTGGTCAACAAGTTTTTGCTGGTGAAGCAACAAGACTTGCTTATATGACTGAAGAAGCAAAAGAAGGAAGAGATGCTTTTCTTGAAAAGAGAAAACCAAACTTTCCTAAAAAATGGATCCCATAG
- a CDS encoding IS256 family transposase — translation MKPEDLLNEDFLKQFKNAPELTSFLEQLHKRGIEKLLEGELDAHLDYDKHKKSKAANLRNGYTKKKLKSVLGETEIQVPRDRDSSFNPLIVKKRESTTEGIENIIISLYAKGMSNSDIEEQIRELYDFNISTSTISRITDKITEDVIAWRNRPLEATYLIVWMDGIVFKVRENSKVINKTIYIAVGLRTDGKKEVLGLWLGKNESSAFWMSVLTDIKARGTQDILITATDNLNGFTDTIKTIFPKSTTQICVVHQIRNSCRYVVWKDKKEFTRDMKQIYTAPTKEAAKAALNDFKTKWDSKYSYAIKSWENNWDELTVFFDFPIEIRTIIYTTNLIENLNGKIRKYTKNKLSFPTDEAVMKSVFLALRESTKKWTMPIRNWGVILNQFLAIFENRIKL, via the coding sequence ATGAAACCAGAAGATTTATTAAACGAAGACTTTTTAAAACAATTCAAGAATGCACCAGAGCTAACATCCTTTTTAGAACAGTTGCACAAACGTGGTATTGAGAAGTTACTAGAAGGGGAACTAGATGCCCATTTAGACTACGATAAGCACAAAAAAAGTAAAGCAGCCAACCTTCGAAATGGTTACACTAAAAAGAAATTAAAATCCGTTTTAGGAGAAACAGAGATTCAAGTTCCTCGAGACCGTGATAGTTCTTTTAATCCTTTAATTGTAAAGAAAAGAGAAAGTACAACAGAAGGCATCGAAAATATTATTATATCGCTTTATGCCAAAGGCATGAGTAACAGTGATATTGAAGAACAAATACGTGAGCTGTACGATTTTAATATTTCTACATCCACTATTTCAAGGATTACAGATAAGATTACAGAAGATGTTATTGCTTGGCGGAACAGGCCTTTGGAGGCCACTTACCTAATTGTTTGGATGGATGGCATCGTATTTAAAGTTAGGGAAAACTCTAAAGTCATAAACAAGACTATTTATATTGCAGTAGGCCTGAGAACAGATGGCAAAAAGGAAGTCCTAGGATTATGGTTAGGTAAAAATGAATCTTCAGCCTTTTGGATGAGTGTTTTAACCGATATTAAAGCTCGAGGAACTCAAGATATACTTATCACAGCTACCGATAATTTAAATGGATTTACGGATACTATTAAAACTATTTTTCCGAAATCAACGACTCAAATTTGTGTTGTGCATCAAATAAGAAATTCGTGTCGTTACGTGGTCTGGAAGGACAAAAAGGAATTTACTCGTGACATGAAGCAAATCTATACTGCTCCTACAAAAGAAGCTGCCAAAGCTGCTTTAAATGACTTCAAAACTAAATGGGATTCTAAATATTCTTACGCCATTAAAAGTTGGGAAAATAATTGGGATGAGCTTACAGTATTCTTTGATTTTCCTATTGAAATAAGAACCATAATCTACACCACAAATCTTATAGAAAACCTAAATGGAAAGATACGGAAATACACAAAAAACAAACTCTCGTTTCCAACCGATGAAGCAGTTATGAAATCCGTGTTTTTAGCTTTGAGAGAAAGCACTAAAAAATGGACCATGCCAATCAGAAATTGGGGAGTGATACTAAATCAATTTTTAGCTATATTTGAAAACAGGATTAAGTTATAA
- a CDS encoding competence/damage-inducible protein A encodes MQAEIITIGDEILIGQIVDTNSQFIGQELNKIGVSVYQITSIQDDRQHILNALKEAQKRVDIVIITGGLGPTKDDITKKTIAEYFNDHQLIEYPEVIAQIKEMFIKVNHPFNDVQRYQAQLPSKATLLKNVFGTAPGMWFYENETVFVSLPGVPYEMKGLITNEVLPKIQKQFKLPFIIHKTIMTYGQGESMIAERIEDFENNLPTYIKLAYLPSFGKVRLRLSAKGAHKEILEKELNDKVAEIYKLIPEIITGLDDDSSLEKRVGALLKRNNETISTAESLTGGQIAANLVSVAGSSDYYKGSFVTYSAETKINLLGVSAETIDKYSVVSKEVALEMARGVKAKLQTNYAIAVTGNAGPSADNTDKSVGIVYIAFISDTTELVQEFNFGQPREKVINRTVSKALEIANKEILKK; translated from the coding sequence ATGCAGGCAGAAATTATTACAATAGGAGATGAAATTCTCATCGGACAAATTGTAGATACCAATTCACAATTTATTGGTCAAGAATTAAATAAAATCGGAGTTTCAGTTTATCAGATAACTTCTATTCAAGATGATAGACAACATATTCTTAATGCTTTAAAGGAAGCACAAAAAAGAGTAGATATTGTTATTATTACTGGCGGTTTAGGTCCAACAAAAGATGATATCACTAAAAAAACAATTGCAGAATATTTTAATGATCATCAATTAATAGAATATCCAGAAGTAATTGCGCAAATTAAAGAGATGTTTATAAAAGTAAATCATCCTTTTAATGATGTGCAAAGGTATCAAGCGCAATTGCCATCCAAAGCTACCTTATTAAAGAATGTTTTTGGTACAGCACCCGGAATGTGGTTTTATGAAAACGAGACTGTCTTTGTGTCACTTCCTGGAGTTCCGTATGAAATGAAAGGTTTAATTACCAATGAGGTATTGCCAAAAATTCAAAAGCAGTTTAAATTACCTTTCATTATTCATAAGACAATTATGACCTATGGACAAGGAGAAAGCATGATTGCAGAAAGAATAGAAGATTTCGAAAACAATTTACCAACTTATATTAAGTTAGCGTATTTACCATCATTTGGTAAAGTTCGATTGCGTTTATCCGCCAAAGGCGCTCACAAAGAAATTTTAGAAAAAGAACTGAATGATAAAGTAGCTGAAATTTATAAACTAATACCAGAAATTATTACTGGTTTAGATGATGATAGTTCTTTAGAAAAAAGAGTAGGAGCGTTGTTAAAAAGAAATAATGAAACAATTTCTACTGCAGAAAGCTTAACCGGAGGTCAAATTGCCGCAAATTTAGTGTCTGTTGCAGGTTCATCGGACTATTATAAAGGTAGTTTTGTAACGTATTCTGCAGAAACAAAAATTAATTTATTAGGTGTTTCCGCAGAAACGATTGATAAATATAGCGTTGTTAGTAAAGAAGTAGCTTTAGAAATGGCAAGAGGAGTGAAGGCTAAATTACAGACAAATTATGCAATTGCAGTTACTGGTAATGCAGGACCAAGTGCAGATAATACAGACAAAAGTGTAGGTATTGTGTATATTGCTTTTATATCGGATACTACAGAGTTGGTGCAAGAATTTAACTTTGGCCAGCCAAGAGAAAAAGTAATTAATAGAACGGTAAGTAAGGCTTTAGAAATAGCAAATAAAGAAATTCTTAAAAAATAA
- the purU gene encoding formyltetrahydrofolate deformylase, producing MKSQVVSFLIKCPDQKGLVAKITSFFYEKGFNILSSQQYVNSIENTYFMRVRLNAEGTDISKETLENNFLQLAAPLNIDWSVNYGDKKQNVAIMVSHTSHNLYDLLERSKEGRLDCNVKMIISNHNKLRYIADMFNVPFYHLPVTKETKKDQEDQIVQLLDSNGVDLVIMARYMQILSADFINHYPEKIINIHHSFLPAFQGANPYKKAYERGVKLIGATAHYATVDLDEGPIIEQDVKPVTHESTPTTLKRIGADIEKLVLARAVKNHLNHQIIVSGNRAVVFPEAGE from the coding sequence ATGAAATCACAAGTAGTTTCTTTTTTAATAAAATGTCCAGATCAAAAGGGATTAGTAGCAAAGATTACTAGTTTTTTTTATGAGAAAGGATTCAATATTTTAAGTTCTCAACAATATGTAAATTCAATTGAGAATACCTATTTTATGAGGGTTCGTTTAAATGCAGAGGGCACTGATATTTCTAAGGAAACATTAGAAAATAATTTTTTGCAGTTGGCAGCACCTTTAAATATAGATTGGTCTGTAAATTATGGCGATAAAAAACAAAATGTTGCTATTATGGTTTCGCACACAAGTCATAATTTATATGATTTGTTAGAGCGTTCTAAAGAAGGGCGATTAGATTGTAATGTGAAGATGATTATTAGTAATCATAATAAATTAAGATACATTGCAGACATGTTTAATGTCCCTTTTTATCATTTACCTGTTACAAAAGAGACCAAAAAAGACCAAGAAGATCAAATTGTACAATTGTTAGATTCTAATGGAGTAGATTTGGTAATTATGGCAAGGTATATGCAAATTTTATCTGCAGATTTCATCAATCATTATCCAGAGAAAATTATCAACATTCATCATTCTTTTTTACCCGCTTTTCAAGGAGCTAATCCCTATAAAAAAGCATATGAAAGAGGTGTAAAATTAATTGGGGCAACAGCACATTATGCTACGGTAGATTTAGATGAAGGACCAATTATTGAGCAAGATGTAAAACCTGTAACGCATGAAAGTACACCAACAACTCTAAAAAGGATTGGTGCAGATATAGAGAAATTGGTATTGGCTAGAGCAGTTAAAAACCACTTAAATCATCAAATAATTGTTTCTGGAAATAGAGCAGTTGTTTTTCCAGAAGCAGGAGAGTAA
- a CDS encoding DUF4295 domain-containing protein codes for MAKKTVASLQTSSKRLSKAIKMVKSPKSGAYTFVESILDPSKVDAFLAKK; via the coding sequence ATGGCAAAGAAAACAGTAGCATCGTTACAAACATCTTCAAAAAGATTAAGTAAAGCTATCAAAATGGTAAAATCTCCAAAATCTGGAGCTTATACTTTCGTAGAAAGTATTTTAGATCCTTCTAAAGTAGATGCTTTTTTAGCAAAAAAGTAG